AGTTTCTCTGGTGGCAATTCTGGATGCAGATAAGGAAGGTTTCCTTCGCTCAGACCGTGCGCTGATCCAGACAATTGGAAGGGCAGCCCGTAATGACAGAGGAAGAGTGATCATGTATGCAGACAACATCACCGATTCTATGGAAAGAACGATTTCTGAAACCAACAGGCGCCGGGAGAAACAGATTGCTTACAACCTGGAACATGGCATTACGCCAAAAACAGTTGGGAAAAGCAGGGAGGCGATATTGGAGCAGACCTCCGTATTGGATTTCTCTGGAAATGCAGCAAGGGCCAAGGCCTATGTGGAGGTGGATGAAGTGAGTATGGCTGCAGATCCTATCGTTCAGTTTATGACAAAAACTGAAATGCAGAAATCAATTGATAAAACCCGTAAGGACATGTCTAAGGCTGCAAAAGAAATGGACTTCCTGATGGCTGCAAGATTGCGTGACGAGATGTTTGCCATGGAAAAAGTATTTGAAGAAAGATTTAGTAAATAAGCATCAGCTTATGTTTTATATAATTAACAATGGACGGAAAGAATAGAAAAGACATTTATCCAGGATTGGAAGTAGACATTATCTTGAAGAAAGATCAGAGAACGGGGCAGTTAACAAGGGGCATTGTTGCAAATCTGTTGACTTCTTCTCCATATCATTCCAGAGGGATCAAAGTGCGTCTGGAAGATGGTCAGGTAGGGCGTGTGGCCGAAATTATAGGCGATTAAGGCTTGTAATGTAATTCAAATGCAATAATCTATGGACTTTTGTAATAATGAAATTCTAATTCCGTCTATATTTGTAAACATCAAATTAACATAATGGGATTTTTAAAATTTCTTTTTATCGCTTTTCTGGTACTGTATATCCTGCGGATCATTTTCCGTTTGGTATTTCCTATGGTACTGAAAAACATGTTTAGCAAGGTGCAGCAACAGGCTGAAAACCAGGCCAGACAACGCAACAATAAACCTGAAGGGGACATTTCTATCGATTATATGCCACCCCAGCCAAAAGGCGGAAGAACGGATAAACTGGGTGATTTCGTAGATTATGAAGAGATAAAATAGCGGTATTTTATTCTTATCGATAAATTTACTTCCTAATCTGTATCAATTTTATATTTTTGGGGTTAGTTTAATCTTAAACAAGCCTTAATGAATAATTGGTTAAAAGCGAATGGCATACACCTGGCCATCATTGGATTTTTTGTTATCATCTGTTTTGTCTATTTCAGTCCTGTGTTACAAGGAAAAGCTCCTGCACAAAGTGACGTTATCCAGGCAAAGGCCACAGCTAAAGAGATCATGGATTATAAGGCTAAAGATGGCAAAGGGCCACTTTGGACGAACCAGATGTTTGGAGGTATGCCTGCTTATCAGATCTGGGTTCAACACCCGCTTAATGGAGCAACTTATGTCATCTCTTTCGTAAAAGCGGTCTTTCCCGATCCGGTAGATTCCGTTTTATTGTACCTGGTAGGTGCTTATCTGCTCTTCTGTGTACTCAGAATTAACCCATGGCTTGCTGCCGCGGGAGCAATAGCTTTTGCTTTTACCTCCTATAACTTTATCATTATTGCCGCAGGACATAGCAATAAGGCCCTGGCCATTGCCTTCTGTGCACCGATTATAGCAGGAGTGATCCTGACCCTGAGGGGTAAATACTGGCTTGGAGGAAGTTTAACCGCTTTATTCCTTGCTTTAGAAATCAGGGCAAATCATATTCAGATGACCTATTATCTGATGATTGCCTTGTTGATTTTTGTTGGTATTGAAATATATCATGCCGTAAAAGAGAAAAAACTGGCTGCTTTCTGGAAATCGTTGAGCTTCCTTGCAGTGGCCATGGTATTGGCTTTCATGGTGAATGCCGGAAAATTATGGACAACTTATGAGTATGGTAAGGAGTCTAACCGTGGTAAATCTAATCTGACTACTGATAAAGCGGAAGAGAAAAATGGTCTGTCAAAAGAGTATGCTTATGGCTGGAGCCAGGGAATCGGCGAAAGCTTCACTTTCCTGATCCCAAATCTTTATGGTGGTGCAACGAGCATCGACCAGTTGGTGAAGCCGGAAAGCCATACGTATAAAGCCTTACAGGGTGTTACCGGTGGCGACCCTACACAGGCCATTCAGCAATTGGCTGGTCAGGTTGGTTTGCAGCAATACTGGGGTGAAAAACCAGGAACTTCGGGCCCTTATTATTTTGGGGCAATTGTTTGTTTCCTATTCGTATTTGGGTTAATCATCGTAAGGAGCAAGGTAAAATGGTGGATCTTAGGAACAACCATTTTGTTTATGCTGCTGTCTTTTGGAAAAAACTTCCCGCTGATATCTGATCTTTTCTTTGAATATTTCCCGATGTACAACAAGTTCAGGGCAGTAGAGTCGATCCTTGCTTTAGTAGGTTTAATGGTACCTGTTCTGGCGATGTTGGCTATTAAAGAAGCACAGGAAAGCACTTATGATCAAAAAACACTGGTAAAGAAACTGACTATTGCAGCAGGAGTTACAGGTGGTTTTGCATTACTTGTTGCCATCATGCCTACTGCATTCTTTAGCTTTACTTCTTCAACGCATGCGCAAATGGTGCAGGTGCTGACGCAAATGCTGGAAAACAATGCTGGCATGGCGCAGAGCATCGGAAATGCCTTAATTGCTGACCGTGTAGATATCGCAAGAGCTGATGCTTTACGTTCCCTGTTGTTTATTGCAATTGCTTATGGCCTGATCTGGGCTTTCTTAACAAAGAAATTAAATGTACAGACTGCAGTAATTTTATTGGGTCTGGCGATATTGGTAGATATGTGGCAGGTAGATCGCCGTTATTTAAATAACAGCAATTTTGCCAGCAAAAGCGATGTGAACAATCACTTCCAGCCTCGTGATGTGGATACTTTCATCATGGCCGATAAAGATCCGGATTTCAGGGTGCTTGATTTAAGTATCTCTACTTTCCAGGATGCAAGTGCTTCGCAGTTCCATAAAACTGTGGGTGGATACCATGCAGCCAAACTGAAACGATACCAGGAGCTGATCGATAACCAGTTCTCGAAAAGCATCAACCAGGATGTATTGGATATGTTGAATACCAAATACCTGATTACTCAGGATCCTAAAAACGGATCTTATAAAATGCAACGCAATCCAACTGCTGCTGGTCATGCCTGGATTGTTCAGAATGTACAGTTTGCAAAAGATGCTGATGAAGAAATGAAAGCAATCAGCAGCTTTGATCCTAAAAAAGAAGCAATTGTTGATGTGAGGTATAAATCTTTAATTGATACCAAAAAGGTAGGTGCTGATCCTACTGCATTTATTAAATTGGATAGTTATCATCCTGATCACCTTGTTTATTCTTATAGCGCACCAAGAGATGTGATTGCGGTGTTTTCAGAGATTTATTACGACAAAGGTTGGAACATGTATGTGGATGGGGTTAAAAAGCCTTATTTCCGTGCTGATTACGTGTTGCGTGCTGCTCAGCTGGAAGCAGGAAACCACAAAGTAGAATTCAAATTTGAGCCGGTATCTTATTATATGGGTGAGAAGATCTCCCTTGCAGGTTCATTGCTGTTACTGGCAGGGCTGGGATTTGCGTTTTACTCAGAAAATAAACAAAAGAAAAAAGCTGCTTAAGGTTTTTCTTTATGTCGGCCTGTTTTAGGTCGATACATTAATCATATGAAGGCCCGGTACTGTACAGTACCGGGCCTTTTTTGTGCCGGACATGCCGATCAGCCTCGGACTAAATGTGTGTGGATTGTGGTTACCTGTGCTGTAGTATTCTTGCGGTACCCCTTAGGGGTTTGTAGGGCCTTATCAGGCCTGAGGCCTGTTGGAGGCTGAATTTAAACGTTATTTATTCTTTAGCCGGGCTACCTGAAATAGGGCCGCAGCCAAAGAGATCTTTAACTGAAGTAAAAATACAATAGAATTGTGATGTTTGCTGAAAATTAGCCGTAACTTATGTTAAATTAATTAATCACATCGTTATGGCAATATCTAAGTACGGCCCATATGGCCATCCAAATGGAAAAATTGGAAAACTGGTACACTACATGTTAAAAGGGCAGCCTGTAACACGTTTAGTGGGAAGAAGGACTAAATCGAGTCCTGCGCAATTGGTGAATTGTCAGAGTATGGCAGTAACCATGCGCTTTTTAAATCATGAGAGTGTTTTGAGGTTTATCAATTTGGGCTTTGAACTGGAAGCCCGCGGAACGGTTAAAAACCAGCATAACCTGGCTACCTCTTACAATAAGAAATTTGCCTTAAAAGGCGAGTATCCTAACCTCAGGATGGATTACAGCAAAGTATTGCTGAGTAAAGGGGAATTATCTGCTCCTAAAGACACTAAACTGATTAAAACAGAAATAGGGCTGGAGTTGAGCTGGAATCCTGAAATGCCTGGTTCCTGGCATCATGGAGATGATATCGCTATGGTTTTAGTGTATTTTCCACGCAGTCAGGAAGGGATCAGCTTTTTAAATGCGTCCAAAAGAGAAACAGGAAAACACAGTATCCCCTTAACCAGAGAATTTCAGGATGATCCGATAGAGGTTTATATGTGCTTTAAATCTGCAGACGGAAAGGAAATCTCTGATAGTGTCTATTTTGGAAACCTGAACGGGGAAGCAGAAACGCCGGAAGAACAGCGGCAAAAGAAGAAATATGTGGAGTTGAAAGCCCGGTTTAATCAGGTTTCGGCAGCTTATTGGCAAAATATTGAGCTTAACGGAGGGCTAATTGTGGAGACTAAAGCCTTTAGGAATCTCCAAACGGAATACCTTGCGTTGAAAGCTAAGCTGGATAATTTGCCGGGAAAACCAAGTTGATGATTTCGATAGGTCAATTAATAAGATTTTAGATGAAAATTGAGTTAAATATGCTGGTGGATTGAGGTTATATTACAATCCCTGGGATTGGTATGGATTTAATATAATAAATAATATTTCCTTAACAGCCTGTTAATCCTTATGTTGCAATTTTGCATCATAAACTTAAACTGTTTTCCCTATGCAGGAGTTGTTTTTGATGGTATGCTTAATTGTTTTGGTTGCATTCTTTTTCAGTCCTTACGAACTGACAATGGAGGAAGATGATGTCTAAAAGAGAAGTGGATATCGCCGTAATCTCAGACGTTCACCTTGGAACTTACGGCTGCCACGCAAAAGAATTATTAAAATACCTGAAAAGCATCAAACCAAAGATGCTCGTGCTAAACGGAGATATTATCGACATCTG
This region of Pedobacter steynii genomic DNA includes:
- a CDS encoding YwbE family protein; this encodes MDGKNRKDIYPGLEVDIILKKDQRTGQLTRGIVANLLTSSPYHSRGIKVRLEDGQVGRVAEIIGD
- a CDS encoding DUF4834 family protein: MGFLKFLFIAFLVLYILRIIFRLVFPMVLKNMFSKVQQQAENQARQRNNKPEGDISIDYMPPQPKGGRTDKLGDFVDYEEIK
- a CDS encoding DUF6266 family protein, which translates into the protein MAISKYGPYGHPNGKIGKLVHYMLKGQPVTRLVGRRTKSSPAQLVNCQSMAVTMRFLNHESVLRFINLGFELEARGTVKNQHNLATSYNKKFALKGEYPNLRMDYSKVLLSKGELSAPKDTKLIKTEIGLELSWNPEMPGSWHHGDDIAMVLVYFPRSQEGISFLNASKRETGKHSIPLTREFQDDPIEVYMCFKSADGKEISDSVYFGNLNGEAETPEEQRQKKKYVELKARFNQVSAAYWQNIELNGGLIVETKAFRNLQTEYLALKAKLDNLPGKPS